A genomic window from Silene latifolia isolate original U9 population chromosome Y, ASM4854445v1, whole genome shotgun sequence includes:
- the LOC141630067 gene encoding plasma membrane ATPase 4-like, with the protein MAVVVMKLLFDSSYKYFSLFLPLLSKWNNINEADLVLVKISISWSEIEAEILVPGDIISIKLGDIVPADSRLLEGDALKIDQSALTGESLPVDKSPGDEVFSGSTCKQGEIEAIVIATGVHTFFGKAAHLVDSTNQVGHFHKVLTAIGNFCIVSIAVGIVIELVFMYPIQHRRYRDGIDNLLVLLIGGKLTPL; encoded by the exons ATGGCAGTGGTAGTGATGAAG TTGTTGTTCGATTCAAGTTATAAGTATTTCTCGCTATTTTTACCACTTTTATCAAAATGGAACAATATAAACGAGGCAGATCTGGTATTAGTGAAGATTTCAATCAGTTGGAGCGAAATCGAGGCAGAGATTCTAGTTCCAGGAGATATAATAAGCATCAAGCTAGGAGACATTGTTCCAGCAGACTCACGTCTATTGGAAGGCGATGCTCTTAAGATTGATCAGTCTGCTCTAACTGGGGAGTCACTGCCTGTGGACAAAAGCCCTGGTGATGAAGTATTCTCAGGGTCAACCTGTAAGCAGGGTGAGATCGAGGCGATTGTTATAGCGACTGGTGTTCACACCTTCTTTGGTAAGGCTGCACACCTTGTTGACAGCACCAACCAAGTGGGTCACTTCCATAAGGTGTTAACAGCAATCGGAAACTTCTGCATAGTCTCAATCGCAGTTGGGATCGTAATAGAGTTAGTATTTATGTACCCAATTCAGCACAGGAGGTATAGAGATGGAATTGATAATCTGTTGGTGTTGCTCATTGGTGGAAAACTCACACCCTTGTGA